One stretch of candidate division WOR-3 bacterium DNA includes these proteins:
- a CDS encoding AI-2E family transporter, whose protein sequence is MEKILPYFAIAILAIFVLVSRVFTPIWLLVLAIFILWQYRRTKEIRPLFFASFFLLCAYLIIYYFAILIPFIIGVGIAYIVAPLIDRLEQKKIPRILAILMVLLPLIAIVPFILFLLTINLISEVKILIEKVPELINRSKLVINGLIRTLDAIGVTINQEIVLNAINNYFGTLLNGLLQTILQIGQGVKGIIFLLYNFILTPVVSYIVLADREKIAQWIKNLLPEEEQQGFNNFIKKLNVSFSRYFRGQFILMVIVGFIIGSLLWLSGIRYYVFLGIVAGLCNLIPNVGFVLSLIIAIIVGLFTPPPIMTLIKILLIYLGEQLLENFILGPIIIGKAARLNPAIVILALILGGTIAGFWGLVLVVPIIIFLREFLNHFFGLRL, encoded by the coding sequence ATGGAAAAGATATTACCATATTTTGCAATTGCAATTCTGGCAATTTTCGTGCTTGTATCCAGAGTTTTTACCCCAATCTGGCTATTGGTTCTGGCAATATTCATTTTGTGGCAGTATAGAAGAACAAAGGAGATAAGACCTTTATTTTTTGCCTCATTCTTTTTATTATGTGCTTATTTGATTATTTATTATTTCGCTATACTTATTCCGTTTATCATTGGGGTGGGTATCGCATATATTGTCGCTCCACTCATTGATAGATTGGAACAAAAAAAGATCCCGCGGATTCTGGCAATTCTTATGGTGCTTTTGCCTTTGATTGCAATAGTCCCATTCATTCTATTTTTATTAACAATAAACCTTATTAGTGAGGTCAAGATTTTAATCGAAAAAGTCCCAGAACTGATCAATCGTAGTAAATTGGTTATCAATGGACTGATTAGGACACTTGATGCAATTGGTGTGACAATCAATCAAGAGATAGTGCTTAATGCGATAAATAATTATTTTGGAACTCTGCTTAATGGTTTACTTCAGACAATTTTACAGATTGGTCAGGGCGTAAAGGGAATAATATTTCTTTTATATAATTTTATTTTAACCCCTGTTGTGTCCTATATTGTACTCGCTGACCGGGAAAAGATTGCTCAATGGATTAAAAATCTATTACCCGAAGAAGAACAACAAGGGTTTAACAATTTCATCAAAAAACTGAATGTGAGTTTTTCACGGTATTTTCGCGGACAATTTATTTTAATGGTTATTGTTGGTTTTATTATAGGATCCTTGCTTTGGCTTTCAGGGATAAGATACTATGTATTTTTGGGAATTGTTGCAGGTTTATGTAATTTAATTCCCAATGTAGGTTTTGTATTAAGTCTGATCATTGCGATTATTGTTGGACTTTTCACACCTCCACCTATAATGACATTAATTAAAATATTATTAATTTATCTGGGTGAACAGTTGTTGGAAAATTTCATTTTGGGACCAATAATTATTGGGAAGGCGGCGCGTTTGAATCCGGCAATTGTTATTCTCGCTCTAATATTGGGTGGAACAATTGCCGGATTTTGGGGATTGGTTCTTGTGGTACCAATAATTATATTCCTGCGTGAATTCTTGAATCACTTCTTTGGTTTAAGATTATAA
- the rpoC gene encoding DNA-directed RNA polymerase subunit beta' — protein sequence MKHNPPEVFDFSDFNGIKLSLASPEAILSWSKGEVTRADTINYRTQRPEKDGLFCEKIFGPVKDFECACGKYKKAKYRGTVCDRCGVEVQPASVRRERMGHIDLAVPVAHIFFYKIPPSKIGLLLDLTINQLERILNYEDYIVVEPGNSPYPKGRILNEEEYQEAKAKNYEGFRADTGGQPIYDLLKEIELENLATDLRTKLEKETLEARKIKLLNKLKLVEALRFSGNRPEWMMLTRIPVIPPDLRPLVALEGGRYATSDLNDLYKRVITRNNRVKQLLSGIKTPEVIVRNEKRMLQDAVDALLDNSRRTRPIKGRGNRPLKSLADALKGKQGRFRRNLLGKRVDYSGRSVIVVDPNLRLYECGIPKEMALELFKPMIIRKLEERGVVDSERSARRLVRSRSAEVYEILEEVIKEHPVLLNRAPTLHRVSIQAFLPVLKEGRAIAIHPLVCVPYNADFDGDTMSVHIPLSPEAIMESYLLMLSIHNIRSPANGKAMMIPTQDIVIGLHYLTKKRGNAKPVKLYDDIDEINFALENKYLSLHDPILYKYKDKRIETTPGRVIFNQFLPEEMRFKNETLTKKKIASIVDECLNKFGTTKTVELLDNIKKLGFEYATRSGLTIGIDDMKSPKDKEKLWDEGLKEVTEINNAHKRGLISETERYNKVIDTWTKVASDIEEELIRELGQDRAGFNPLYMMVESGARGSRNQANQICGLRGLMSKPQRKVSAVQIIETPIKSSCKEGLTVLEYFISTHGARKGLADTALKTADAGYLTRRLVDVAQNVTITIEDCGTILGQEITALKEGEKIVEPLSERIKGRVALIDIVDPTTNEIMVKAGEEIDDDTAEKIEKRGINSVKVRSILTCEAPVGLCAKCYGRNLATGRMVELGEAVGIIAAQSIGEPGTQLTLRTFHVGGAALRIAESTERAADFDGEILFEKISVVENAEGKLVSLNDKGRIILKEIPKSKETPKEKLRKTTYNIPIGATIYVKDKQTVSEGEILFEWDPYSIPIVSPVGGKIKYKDIEPNLTLQENWVDERSGGKQAIIVEDRMRKLHPKIIICDPKTEKEIKSFSIPAGAYLMVKKDEMITPGTLIARIPKEIGKSKDITGGLPRVEELFEAKYVKDAAVVSEIDGIVDIEEEKGTWIITVTPDAGDKKVYKIPTSRFLKVHSGEQIKAGDPLCEGPIDPHDILRIKGPMETQRFLVNEILEVYRIQDVKIDDKHIEVIVRQMLQKVKIDDPGSTPFVSGEIVDKRRVMETNQKIMAAQGEDLKPATYGPQLLGITRAALSSESFFSAASFQETAKVLADASV from the coding sequence ATGAAACATAATCCTCCGGAGGTATTTGATTTTTCAGATTTCAATGGAATAAAGTTAAGTCTTGCTTCGCCTGAGGCGATTCTATCTTGGTCAAAAGGTGAAGTCACGAGGGCTGATACGATAAACTATAGAACCCAAAGACCAGAAAAGGATGGATTATTCTGTGAAAAAATATTCGGGCCGGTAAAGGATTTTGAATGCGCCTGTGGGAAATATAAAAAGGCAAAGTACCGGGGCACTGTCTGTGACCGATGTGGTGTAGAAGTCCAACCAGCATCGGTCCGCAGAGAAAGAATGGGGCATATTGATCTTGCGGTTCCTGTTGCCCATATTTTCTTTTACAAGATTCCACCCAGTAAAATTGGTTTACTTTTAGACCTAACAATAAACCAGTTGGAAAGAATATTAAATTATGAAGATTATATAGTTGTAGAACCCGGTAATTCACCATATCCAAAAGGACGAATTCTCAATGAAGAAGAGTATCAAGAAGCGAAAGCAAAAAATTATGAGGGCTTCAGGGCAGATACCGGTGGACAGCCGATTTATGACTTGCTAAAAGAGATAGAATTAGAGAATCTTGCCACAGATCTCAGGACTAAACTTGAAAAGGAAACGCTTGAAGCCAGAAAGATTAAACTATTGAATAAATTAAAATTAGTAGAGGCATTGAGATTTTCTGGGAACCGTCCGGAATGGATGATGTTAACGAGAATTCCTGTAATTCCGCCAGACTTGAGGCCTTTGGTAGCACTTGAAGGTGGTAGATATGCTACCAGTGATCTAAATGATCTTTACAAAAGAGTAATTACCAGAAATAATCGTGTTAAACAGTTGCTTTCAGGAATTAAAACACCCGAGGTGATTGTCCGCAATGAAAAAAGGATGCTACAGGATGCAGTTGATGCACTTCTGGATAACTCAAGACGGACAAGACCGATTAAAGGTAGAGGCAACAGACCATTAAAATCACTTGCTGATGCATTAAAAGGTAAACAGGGAAGATTCCGTAGAAATTTGCTGGGTAAGAGAGTAGATTACTCTGGGCGATCAGTGATAGTTGTTGACCCGAATCTCAGATTATACGAATGTGGCATTCCGAAAGAAATGGCACTTGAATTATTCAAACCGATGATAATTCGTAAGCTTGAAGAGAGAGGCGTTGTCGATTCAGAAAGAAGTGCACGCAGACTTGTTCGCTCCCGCTCTGCCGAAGTCTATGAAATCTTAGAAGAAGTAATAAAAGAACATCCTGTTTTATTAAATAGGGCTCCGACGCTCCACCGCGTATCAATCCAGGCATTTTTACCGGTTTTAAAAGAAGGACGCGCTATTGCCATTCACCCACTTGTATGTGTGCCTTATAATGCCGATTTTGATGGAGATACAATGAGTGTTCATATTCCGCTATCGCCTGAGGCGATAATGGAATCATACCTGCTAATGCTTTCCATTCACAATATCAGAAGTCCAGCAAACGGCAAGGCGATGATGATCCCCACCCAGGATATTGTCATTGGACTACATTATCTTACAAAAAAGCGTGGTAATGCCAAACCGGTAAAATTATACGATGATATTGATGAAATTAACTTTGCCTTAGAAAATAAATATCTCTCTCTGCATGATCCGATATTATATAAATACAAAGATAAAAGAATTGAAACCACGCCCGGAAGAGTAATCTTCAATCAATTCCTGCCCGAAGAAATGCGTTTTAAAAATGAAACATTGACCAAGAAAAAAATTGCCTCAATCGTTGACGAATGCCTAAATAAATTTGGTACCACAAAAACGGTTGAACTTCTTGATAATATTAAAAAACTCGGTTTTGAATATGCGACCCGTTCAGGATTGACCATAGGTATTGATGATATGAAAAGCCCAAAGGATAAAGAAAAATTATGGGACGAAGGTTTAAAAGAGGTTACAGAAATTAACAATGCCCATAAAAGAGGATTAATATCGGAAACTGAGAGATACAATAAAGTAATAGATACCTGGACAAAGGTAGCAAGTGACATAGAAGAAGAATTAATCAGAGAATTAGGACAGGATCGTGCTGGATTCAATCCTCTTTATATGATGGTAGAATCGGGTGCAAGGGGCTCAAGAAATCAGGCTAATCAAATATGCGGCTTGCGGGGATTGATGTCTAAGCCCCAACGTAAGGTAAGCGCAGTTCAAATAATTGAGACACCCATAAAATCTTCCTGCAAAGAAGGGCTCACTGTTCTTGAGTATTTTATATCCACCCACGGTGCAAGAAAAGGGTTAGCCGACACTGCCTTAAAGACTGCAGATGCCGGTTATTTGACAAGAAGACTCGTTGATGTAGCCCAGAATGTTACGATAACCATTGAAGACTGTGGAACAATTTTGGGGCAGGAAATCACCGCATTAAAAGAAGGTGAAAAAATAGTTGAACCATTGAGCGAAAGAATTAAAGGACGCGTTGCATTGATAGACATTGTTGATCCAACCACAAACGAAATTATGGTCAAGGCAGGTGAAGAAATAGATGATGATACGGCAGAAAAAATAGAAAAAAGAGGAATTAATAGTGTCAAAGTTCGGTCAATCTTGACCTGTGAGGCACCGGTTGGACTATGTGCTAAATGTTATGGTAGGAATCTTGCCACTGGAAGAATGGTAGAACTTGGTGAAGCCGTAGGAATTATAGCCGCCCAATCAATTGGCGAGCCTGGCACCCAGCTTACCTTAAGGACATTCCATGTTGGTGGCGCAGCGCTCAGGATTGCAGAAAGCACAGAACGCGCTGCTGATTTTGATGGTGAAATTTTGTTTGAAAAAATTTCGGTAGTTGAAAATGCTGAGGGCAAACTTGTTAGTTTAAATGATAAAGGAAGAATAATTCTAAAAGAAATTCCAAAAAGTAAAGAAACACCAAAAGAAAAACTGCGCAAAACAACCTATAATATACCAATCGGCGCCACGATTTATGTAAAAGACAAACAAACTGTCAGCGAAGGTGAAATTTTATTTGAGTGGGACCCTTATTCTATTCCTATTGTATCACCCGTTGGGGGCAAGATAAAATACAAAGATATAGAACCCAATTTAACACTGCAGGAAAACTGGGTAGATGAAAGATCCGGAGGTAAGCAGGCGATTATCGTTGAAGACCGTATGCGTAAACTCCATCCCAAAATAATTATTTGTGACCCCAAAACTGAAAAAGAAATCAAGAGTTTTTCAATTCCTGCAGGGGCATACCTTATGGTAAAAAAAGACGAAATGATAACTCCAGGAACCTTAATTGCACGTATTCCAAAGGAAATTGGAAAGAGCAAAGACATAACTGGTGGTCTTCCCAGGGTTGAAGAACTTTTTGAAGCAAAATATGTTAAAGATGCGGCTGTGGTTTCTGAAATTGACGGAATTGTAGATATCGAAGAAGAAAAAGGAACCTGGATAATTACTGTGACCCCTGATGCTGGCGATAAAAAGGTTTATAAAATACCGACATCAAGATTCCTAAAAGTCCATTCTGGAGAACAAATAAAGGCAGGCGACCCATTGTGTGAAGGGCCGATAGACCCTCATGATATTTTAAGAATTAAAGGGCCAATGGAGACACAGAGATTTTTGGTCAATGAAATTCTTGAGGTTTATAGAATTCAGGATGTAAAGATTGATGATAAACATATTGAAGTGATTGTGCGTCAAATGCTTCAGAAAGTAAAAATTGATGATCCAGGCTCTACACCTTTTGTTAGTGGTGAAATCGTTGACAAACGGCGGGTAATGGAAACCAATCAAAAAATAATGGCCGCCCAGGGTGAAGATCTCAAACCTGCAACATACGGTCCTCAGCTATTGGGAATAACCAGGGCTGCTCTTTCCAGTGAATCTTTCTTCTCTGCTGCCTCATTCCAGGAAACTGCCAAGGTTCTTGCCGATGCTTCAGTATAA
- the ftsZ gene encoding cell division protein FtsZ translates to MLGLVQEPKFCAKIKLIGVGGAGCNTVSFAHAFGIEGVELVAVNTDAQHLQYYCQASEKIQIGINLTRGLGAGGDPETGRKAAEESREEIKNVVKDADMVFIACGEGGGTGTGASPVIAKEAKDAGALVIAVVTKPWSHEAPRKLKIAERGIEELGEVVDTLICIPNDKINMVFPQDQNAVDTLKAGNIVLFNAIKGIAELITKPGIMNLDFADVRAVMTEKGKAILGLGISEGENRATQAAQAAISSPLLDNISISSARGILINISGSDVKMKEVTEAANLIMGAVNNADVNAKIGLVVDENMNNKVQILVVATGITEEISESKIDVGIRAENLDWPTFKRRETKKETKEKAYNPNDLDIPTFLRRQVD, encoded by the coding sequence ATGTTAGGTTTAGTCCAAGAGCCAAAATTTTGTGCTAAAATAAAACTCATCGGTGTTGGTGGGGCTGGGTGCAATACTGTAAGTTTTGCCCATGCCTTCGGTATTGAGGGTGTTGAACTGGTGGCTGTTAATACGGATGCCCAGCATCTCCAATATTATTGTCAGGCTTCTGAAAAAATTCAGATTGGAATAAATCTGACCCGGGGACTTGGGGCAGGTGGTGATCCGGAAACGGGACGTAAAGCAGCAGAGGAATCACGCGAAGAAATAAAGAATGTTGTTAAAGACGCAGATATGGTATTCATTGCCTGTGGAGAAGGTGGCGGAACCGGAACAGGCGCGTCACCGGTAATTGCTAAAGAAGCAAAAGACGCCGGTGCTCTCGTCATCGCAGTAGTTACCAAACCCTGGAGCCACGAAGCACCAAGAAAGTTGAAGATAGCAGAGAGAGGTATAGAGGAACTCGGTGAAGTTGTTGATACATTGATTTGTATACCTAATGATAAGATAAATATGGTTTTTCCCCAGGATCAGAATGCGGTTGATACATTGAAGGCTGGAAATATTGTACTCTTTAATGCAATAAAAGGCATTGCAGAATTGATAACAAAACCCGGTATAATGAACCTTGATTTTGCGGATGTTCGTGCAGTAATGACTGAGAAAGGTAAAGCAATCCTCGGACTTGGTATAAGTGAGGGTGAAAATCGTGCAACCCAGGCTGCACAGGCTGCAATTTCTTCACCACTACTTGATAATATTTCAATTAGCAGTGCAAGGGGCATTTTGATAAACATTAGTGGTTCTGATGTTAAGATGAAAGAGGTTACTGAAGCAGCAAATCTTATTATGGGTGCAGTAAATAATGCTGATGTTAACGCTAAAATTGGGCTTGTGGTTGATGAGAATATGAATAACAAAGTTCAAATACTTGTTGTTGCAACGGGCATTACCGAAGAAATTTCTGAATCAAAGATTGATGTTGGAATACGTGCTGAAAATCTTGATTGGCCAACTTTTAAACGTCGCGAGACCAAAAAGGAAACCAAGGAAAAGGCGTATAATCCTAATGACCTTGATATACCGACCTTTTTAAGAAGGCAGGTGGATTAA
- the trxB gene encoding thioredoxin-disulfide reductase encodes MSNKIYDLLIVGAGPAGLTAGIYGARSGMSTILIEKGIAGGIMTTTDLIENYPGFPDGITGSQLGDMIKRQCQRFGAEIMNGEVKGIKKEDGIFHIYLDKAEILSRTIIIATGSSPRRLNVPGEERFLGRGVSYCATCDGPLFKKQDIAIIGCGNSGLQEGRFLLKFVRSITFIEILPKITGDKILYDYFANTENVKFLLGYEVLSIDGEMRVESIKVKNRSTGEVLNIKVGGLFIYVGLIPNSQFIKDFLKTDEQGFIITDENYETSIPGIFAVGDVRAKRIRQVVVACSEGAQAAINAHHYLER; translated from the coding sequence ATGAGTAATAAAATCTACGATTTATTAATTGTAGGAGCAGGTCCGGCAGGTTTGACGGCAGGTATTTATGGAGCCAGATCAGGAATGAGTACTATATTAATTGAAAAAGGTATTGCGGGCGGTATTATGACGACCACGGATTTGATTGAGAACTATCCAGGATTTCCTGACGGTATAACCGGTAGCCAACTCGGCGATATGATTAAAAGGCAGTGTCAGCGTTTTGGTGCGGAAATAATGAATGGAGAAGTAAAGGGTATAAAAAAAGAGGATGGGATATTCCATATTTATTTAGATAAAGCCGAAATTTTATCACGGACTATTATCATCGCAACAGGTTCATCTCCTCGCCGATTGAATGTGCCGGGTGAAGAAAGATTTTTGGGCAGAGGTGTTAGTTATTGTGCAACCTGCGATGGTCCTCTTTTCAAAAAACAGGATATTGCAATCATCGGCTGCGGAAATTCCGGTCTTCAGGAAGGGCGTTTTCTTTTAAAATTTGTTCGTTCCATTACATTTATTGAAATTTTGCCCAAAATTACCGGTGATAAGATTCTCTATGATTATTTTGCCAATACTGAAAATGTAAAATTTCTGCTTGGCTATGAGGTATTAAGTATTGACGGCGAAATGCGTGTGGAGTCAATAAAGGTTAAGAATAGATCAACCGGCGAAGTGTTGAATATAAAGGTAGGTGGCTTATTTATTTATGTTGGTTTGATACCCAATTCGCAATTTATAAAAGATTTTTTGAAAACCGATGAGCAGGGCTTTATTATTACCGATGAAAATTATGAAACATCAATACCTGGTATTTTTGCAGTAGGCGATGTAAGGGCAAAGAGAATTCGTCAGGTCGTTGTAGCCTGCAGTGAGGGTGCTCAGGCAGCAATCAATGCCCACCATTATCTTGAAAGGTAA